AGCTGGCGGGCACCTGGGAGTTCATTGACGAGGACGGCAGGGCTCCCGATCCCACGACCCTCGCCCGGCTGGGCAAGGTCTACGCGGGGCTCGGGTATACCGCTGGCCTTCTGGCGGACGCGGAGCGCAAGGCGCTGACGGCGGCCGGGGTCGCAATCCCCCCCGCCTTCACGAGCCCGCAGAAGATCGAGACGCGACTGCTGAAGACCACGGACGGCACGGTCGGCCTCGTGCTCCTGCCGGAAGTGACGACGCCTTCGCCCACGGCCGCGCAGTTCGACGCGGCCGCAGCCGCGGCCAAGGAGCTCAGGGGCAAGGCGAAACTGGTCATCGGACTGTCGCCATGGGACGTGGATGCGGAGCAGGTGCTCCTTTCCCGCCCGGACAACGCCTTCGACATCTTCGTCGGCAGCGGCCGGGGCCGGGGCATCGTCGGAATGTTCACGGCCTTCGACAAGACCCTGTGGGTCAGGCCCTACGCCGAGGGAAAGGCGGTGGGGAGCATCGAGGTCCTGGCCTGGCCGGACAGGAGCCCCGATTTCAAATGGAAGCAAGACGCCAACGTGCGCTTCACGGTCGTGCCCCTGAAGGACGATCTGCCGGACGATCCCGATACGGCCGCCGTGCTCACGGGCGTCGTGAAATAACAACCCGCGCAAAGGAGTCAGCCATGCAATTCCAAGGCGCCTATACCGCCCTCGTCACGCCGTTCAGGAACGGCGCCGTCGACGAAGAGGCCTACCGCGCGCTCATCGAGTGGCAGATCGAACAGGGTATCCACGGCGTGGTTCCCTGCGGCACCACCGGCGAGTCGGCCACCCTGTCCCACGAAGAGCACATGCGTGTTATCAGCATCTGCGTGGAGCAGGTCAAAGGCCGCGTGCCGGTCATCGCGGGCGCGGGCTCCAACAACACCCGCGAGGCCATCGAGCTGACCCGCTTCGCCAAGGAGGCCAAGGCCGACGCGGCGCTGCACATCACCCCCTACTACAACAAGCCCACGCCCGCAGGGCTGGTGGCCCATTTCAAGGCCATCGCCGCGGAAGTGAGCATGCCCTTCGTCGTCTACAACGTGCCGGGCCGCACGGCTTCCAACGTGCTGCCCTCCACCCTTGCGGCCATCCGCAAGGCCGTGCCCGAGGTCATCGGCGTCAAGGAGGCCACGGCCAACCTGACCCAGATCTCCGACGTGCGCGAGTGCTGCGGCGACGACTTCATGATCCTTTCGGGCGACGACTTCACGGTCCTGCCGACCCTGGCCATCGGCGGCTGCGGCGTCATCTCCGTGACCTCGAAC
Above is a genomic segment from Desulfovibrio sp. X2 containing:
- the dapA gene encoding 4-hydroxy-tetrahydrodipicolinate synthase, which gives rise to MQFQGAYTALVTPFRNGAVDEEAYRALIEWQIEQGIHGVVPCGTTGESATLSHEEHMRVISICVEQVKGRVPVIAGAGSNNTREAIELTRFAKEAKADAALHITPYYNKPTPAGLVAHFKAIAAEVSMPFVVYNVPGRTASNVLPSTLAAIRKAVPEVIGVKEATANLTQISDVRECCGDDFMILSGDDFTVLPTLAIGGCGVISVTSNIVPSLMAQLCDAFFKGDIAKAQELHFRLSPLNRAMFIETNPIPVKTALAMMGRIGPELRLPLVPLTPEHEKSLRDTLTTAGLL